A single Cannabis sativa cultivar Pink pepper isolate KNU-18-1 chromosome 7, ASM2916894v1, whole genome shotgun sequence DNA region contains:
- the LOC115697237 gene encoding RNA polymerase II C-terminal domain phosphatase-like 2 isoform X1: MSRLGFKSLVYHGDLCLGELDVVSVKDQNFQFPNNEIRIHRISPPSERCPPLSILQTISSFSVRCKLESSSPVDQPHLINLHASCHYELRTAVVLAGDEEIHLVAMLSKQKKYPRFWCYSVPKGLYNASVGMLNMRCLSIVFDLDETLVVANTMKSFEDRIEYLRSLIAREIDPMRLAGMNAELKRYMDDRLILKQYADNDTVMDNGKVYKVQMEEVPPLSDNHERKVRPVVRLQDKNIVLTRINPEIRDTSVLVRLRPAWEDLRSYLTAKGRKRFEVYVCTMAERDYALEMWRLLDPGSHLIGLKQLLGRVVCVKSGSRKSLINVFQDGVCHSKMAMVIDDRSEVWEYKDQPRVHVVPAFTPYYAPQAETANAVPVLCVARNVACNVRGCFFKEFDEILLRRISDIFYEDDVATLPPSPDVSNYLMSQNAGFVPNGAPLVNEGMNGIEVERRLGQTDDRHIMESTSHPMTNNAEIRSETFQASVPILPNAINPASLGPLLPSQRPGLLGPPVRRDSFSDHDVKRGVGSMKYGIDLRNNSSAEPPILSRFPAPISAPPVHSQGGWLVDDDINKGQLKNRPSGPLPESDALKLDKQRAHQNSTSYMPSSSTSTGLLSQTSEVKSEEAHIGNNLQMPKLSLTSQLPVSGALQNQVSSTNRELHAEGGKLNLLPSPLSIGVLQEIARRCSSRVEFKSVLSTSKDLQFSVEVLFTGEKIGVGMGKTRKDAQQQAAENALHNLAEKYVAYIAPRSGAAVDRDFNKLSLGNENGFLWDTIKPGSTEAVGEDELAKESTSEASDIEPGRASSTAVNQQVQKRANSPSSRQSSPTKRLKEELQQGSQNSTPSWKQKSGHSAVS, encoded by the exons AGATTCGCATTCACCGAATTTCACCACCAAGCGAACGATGTCCTCCCCTCTCGATTCTCCAAACGATTTCTTCATTCTCCGTTCGTTGCAAGCTCGAATCGTCTTCACCGGTCGATCAGCCGCATTTAATCAATCTTCACGCTTCCTGCCACTACGAATTGAGG ACAGCTGTGGTATTGGCCGGGGATGAAGAGATTCATTTGGTAGCGATGCTCAGTAAGCAAAAGAAGTATCCACGCTTTTGGTGCTATTCAGTTCCGAAAGGTTTGTATAACGCTTCTGTAGGAATGTTGAATATGCGATGTCTATCGATCGTATTCGATCTAGATGAGACTCTAGTTGTTGCGAATACCATGAAGTCGTTTGAGGATAGAATTGAGTATCTACGTAGCTTGATTGCGCGCGAGATTGATCCTATGCGCCTGGCTGGGATGAATGCAGAACTGAAGCGCTACATGGATGATCGATTGATCTTAAAGCAATATGCTGACAATGATACTGTGATGGATAACGGGAAGGTGTATAAGGTTCAAATGGAAGAAGTCCCTCCTTTATCTGATAACCATGAAAGAAAAGTGCGGCCTGTAGTTAGATTGCAAGATAAGAATATTGTCCTAACCCGCATTAATCCCGAG ATTCGTGATACTAGTGTGCTTGTACGACTACGACCTGCATGGGAAGATTTGAGAAGTTATTTGACTGCAAAAGGAAGGAAAAGATTTGAAGTTTATGTTTGTACAATGGCTGAAAGAGACTATGCTTTAGAAATGTGGAGGCTTCTTGATCCAGGGTCACATCTCATTGGTTTAAAGCAACTTCTGGGTCGTGTTGTTTGTGTTAAATCAG GCTCTAGGAAATCCTTGATTAATGTCTTCCAAGATGGTGTTTGTCACTCAAAGATGGCAATGGTAATTGATGATCGCTCAGAGGTTTGGGAATATAAGGATCAACCTAGAGTGCATGTAGTTCCAGCATTCACTCCCTATTATGCTCCTCAGGCAGAG ACAGCAAATGCCGTTCCTGTCCTCTGCGTAGCAAGAAATGTGGCATGCAATGTCCGGGGTTGCTTCTTCAA GGAATTTGATGAGATTTTGTTAAGAAGAATCTCtgatattttttatgaagatgATGTGGCAACTTTACCTCCATCTCCTGATGTGAGCAATTACTTGATGTCACAG AATGCTGGTTTTGTACCAAATGGGGCTCCACTTGTCAATGAGGGAATGAATGGGATTGAAGTTGAACGTAGATTGGGCCAGACT GATGATAGGCATATTATGGAATCAACTTCACATCCTATGACAAACAATGCTGAGATAAGATCTGAAACCTTTCAGGCTTCTGTTCCAATTCTTCCAAATGCTATTAACCCTGCATCTTTGGGACCACTCCTTCCTTCGCAGA GACCTGGTTTGCTTGGACCTCCTGTTAGACGAGATAGCTTTTCTGATCATGACGTGAAACGAGGAGTTGGTTCTATGAAGTATGGTATAGACTTAAGAAACAATAGCTCTGCTGAACCTCCAATTCTGTCTAGATTTCCTGCACCAATTTCAGCACCTCCAGTACATTCACAAGGTGGTTGGTTGGTAGATGACGACATCAATAAAGGACAGTTAAAGAATCGTCCTTCGGGGCCTCTTCCAGAGTCTGATGCATTAAAGCTAGACAAACAACGGGCTCATCAGAACTCAACTTCTTATATGCCTTCGAGCTCTACTTCCACTGGTTTACTTTCACAAACATCTGAGGTGAAGAGTGAAGAG GCTCACATTGGGAATAATTTGCAGATGCCAAAACTTTCTCTTACCAGTCAGCTACCTG TTTCTGGTGCATTGCAAAATCAGGTATCTTCTACCAATAGAGAACTCCATGCTGAAGGTGGAAAGCTGAACCTGTTACCATCTCCTTTATCTATAGGAGTCCTGCAAGAAATTGCACGTAGATGCAGCTCAAGG gttgaatttaagtctgtTCTGAGCACCAGTAAGGATTTGCAGTTTTCTGTGGAG GTACTGTTCACTGGTGAGAAGATAGGCGTTGGGATGGGTAAGACTAGAAAGGATGCCCAACAACAAGCCGCCGAGAACGCCCTTCATAACTTAGCTG AAAAATATGTGGCTTATATTGCACCTCGCTCTGGAGCTGCAGTAGACAGGGATTTTAATAAGCTTTCTCTTGGAAATGAGAATGGCTTTCTATGGGATACTATCAAGCCTGGATCAACAGAAGCAGTTGGGGAAGATGAGTTGGCCAAAGAAAGCACTTCAGAG GCTTCTGACATTGAGCCTGGGAGGGCATCTTCCACAGCAGTCAATCAGCAAGTGCAAAAGCGCGCCAATTCCCCGAG TTCACGACAATCTTCTCCAACTAAACGATTGAAGGAAGAACTTCAGCAAGGTTCACAAAACTCAACCCCTTCATGGAAGCAGAAAAGTGGGCACTCAGCAGTTTCATGA
- the LOC115697237 gene encoding RNA polymerase II C-terminal domain phosphatase-like 2 isoform X2 — protein sequence MSRLGFKSLVYHGDLCLGELDVVSVKDQNFQFPNNEIRIHRISPPSERCPPLSILQTISSFSVRCKLESSSPVDQPHLINLHASCHYELRTAVVLAGDEEIHLVAMLSKQKKYPRFWCYSVPKELKRYMDDRLILKQYADNDTVMDNGKVYKVQMEEVPPLSDNHERKVRPVVRLQDKNIVLTRINPEIRDTSVLVRLRPAWEDLRSYLTAKGRKRFEVYVCTMAERDYALEMWRLLDPGSHLIGLKQLLGRVVCVKSGSRKSLINVFQDGVCHSKMAMVIDDRSEVWEYKDQPRVHVVPAFTPYYAPQAETANAVPVLCVARNVACNVRGCFFKEFDEILLRRISDIFYEDDVATLPPSPDVSNYLMSQNAGFVPNGAPLVNEGMNGIEVERRLGQTDDRHIMESTSHPMTNNAEIRSETFQASVPILPNAINPASLGPLLPSQRPGLLGPPVRRDSFSDHDVKRGVGSMKYGIDLRNNSSAEPPILSRFPAPISAPPVHSQGGWLVDDDINKGQLKNRPSGPLPESDALKLDKQRAHQNSTSYMPSSSTSTGLLSQTSEVKSEEAHIGNNLQMPKLSLTSQLPVSGALQNQVSSTNRELHAEGGKLNLLPSPLSIGVLQEIARRCSSRVEFKSVLSTSKDLQFSVEVLFTGEKIGVGMGKTRKDAQQQAAENALHNLAEKYVAYIAPRSGAAVDRDFNKLSLGNENGFLWDTIKPGSTEAVGEDELAKESTSEASDIEPGRASSTAVNQQVQKRANSPSSRQSSPTKRLKEELQQGSQNSTPSWKQKSGHSAVS from the exons AGATTCGCATTCACCGAATTTCACCACCAAGCGAACGATGTCCTCCCCTCTCGATTCTCCAAACGATTTCTTCATTCTCCGTTCGTTGCAAGCTCGAATCGTCTTCACCGGTCGATCAGCCGCATTTAATCAATCTTCACGCTTCCTGCCACTACGAATTGAGG ACAGCTGTGGTATTGGCCGGGGATGAAGAGATTCATTTGGTAGCGATGCTCAGTAAGCAAAAGAAGTATCCACGCTTTTGGTGCTATTCAGTTCCGAAAG AACTGAAGCGCTACATGGATGATCGATTGATCTTAAAGCAATATGCTGACAATGATACTGTGATGGATAACGGGAAGGTGTATAAGGTTCAAATGGAAGAAGTCCCTCCTTTATCTGATAACCATGAAAGAAAAGTGCGGCCTGTAGTTAGATTGCAAGATAAGAATATTGTCCTAACCCGCATTAATCCCGAG ATTCGTGATACTAGTGTGCTTGTACGACTACGACCTGCATGGGAAGATTTGAGAAGTTATTTGACTGCAAAAGGAAGGAAAAGATTTGAAGTTTATGTTTGTACAATGGCTGAAAGAGACTATGCTTTAGAAATGTGGAGGCTTCTTGATCCAGGGTCACATCTCATTGGTTTAAAGCAACTTCTGGGTCGTGTTGTTTGTGTTAAATCAG GCTCTAGGAAATCCTTGATTAATGTCTTCCAAGATGGTGTTTGTCACTCAAAGATGGCAATGGTAATTGATGATCGCTCAGAGGTTTGGGAATATAAGGATCAACCTAGAGTGCATGTAGTTCCAGCATTCACTCCCTATTATGCTCCTCAGGCAGAG ACAGCAAATGCCGTTCCTGTCCTCTGCGTAGCAAGAAATGTGGCATGCAATGTCCGGGGTTGCTTCTTCAA GGAATTTGATGAGATTTTGTTAAGAAGAATCTCtgatattttttatgaagatgATGTGGCAACTTTACCTCCATCTCCTGATGTGAGCAATTACTTGATGTCACAG AATGCTGGTTTTGTACCAAATGGGGCTCCACTTGTCAATGAGGGAATGAATGGGATTGAAGTTGAACGTAGATTGGGCCAGACT GATGATAGGCATATTATGGAATCAACTTCACATCCTATGACAAACAATGCTGAGATAAGATCTGAAACCTTTCAGGCTTCTGTTCCAATTCTTCCAAATGCTATTAACCCTGCATCTTTGGGACCACTCCTTCCTTCGCAGA GACCTGGTTTGCTTGGACCTCCTGTTAGACGAGATAGCTTTTCTGATCATGACGTGAAACGAGGAGTTGGTTCTATGAAGTATGGTATAGACTTAAGAAACAATAGCTCTGCTGAACCTCCAATTCTGTCTAGATTTCCTGCACCAATTTCAGCACCTCCAGTACATTCACAAGGTGGTTGGTTGGTAGATGACGACATCAATAAAGGACAGTTAAAGAATCGTCCTTCGGGGCCTCTTCCAGAGTCTGATGCATTAAAGCTAGACAAACAACGGGCTCATCAGAACTCAACTTCTTATATGCCTTCGAGCTCTACTTCCACTGGTTTACTTTCACAAACATCTGAGGTGAAGAGTGAAGAG GCTCACATTGGGAATAATTTGCAGATGCCAAAACTTTCTCTTACCAGTCAGCTACCTG TTTCTGGTGCATTGCAAAATCAGGTATCTTCTACCAATAGAGAACTCCATGCTGAAGGTGGAAAGCTGAACCTGTTACCATCTCCTTTATCTATAGGAGTCCTGCAAGAAATTGCACGTAGATGCAGCTCAAGG gttgaatttaagtctgtTCTGAGCACCAGTAAGGATTTGCAGTTTTCTGTGGAG GTACTGTTCACTGGTGAGAAGATAGGCGTTGGGATGGGTAAGACTAGAAAGGATGCCCAACAACAAGCCGCCGAGAACGCCCTTCATAACTTAGCTG AAAAATATGTGGCTTATATTGCACCTCGCTCTGGAGCTGCAGTAGACAGGGATTTTAATAAGCTTTCTCTTGGAAATGAGAATGGCTTTCTATGGGATACTATCAAGCCTGGATCAACAGAAGCAGTTGGGGAAGATGAGTTGGCCAAAGAAAGCACTTCAGAG GCTTCTGACATTGAGCCTGGGAGGGCATCTTCCACAGCAGTCAATCAGCAAGTGCAAAAGCGCGCCAATTCCCCGAG TTCACGACAATCTTCTCCAACTAAACGATTGAAGGAAGAACTTCAGCAAGGTTCACAAAACTCAACCCCTTCATGGAAGCAGAAAAGTGGGCACTCAGCAGTTTCATGA
- the LOC115697237 gene encoding RNA polymerase II C-terminal domain phosphatase-like 2 isoform X3 codes for MLSKQKKYPRFWCYSVPKGLYNASVGMLNMRCLSIVFDLDETLVVANTMKSFEDRIEYLRSLIAREIDPMRLAGMNAELKRYMDDRLILKQYADNDTVMDNGKVYKVQMEEVPPLSDNHERKVRPVVRLQDKNIVLTRINPEIRDTSVLVRLRPAWEDLRSYLTAKGRKRFEVYVCTMAERDYALEMWRLLDPGSHLIGLKQLLGRVVCVKSGSRKSLINVFQDGVCHSKMAMVIDDRSEVWEYKDQPRVHVVPAFTPYYAPQAETANAVPVLCVARNVACNVRGCFFKEFDEILLRRISDIFYEDDVATLPPSPDVSNYLMSQNAGFVPNGAPLVNEGMNGIEVERRLGQTDDRHIMESTSHPMTNNAEIRSETFQASVPILPNAINPASLGPLLPSQRPGLLGPPVRRDSFSDHDVKRGVGSMKYGIDLRNNSSAEPPILSRFPAPISAPPVHSQGGWLVDDDINKGQLKNRPSGPLPESDALKLDKQRAHQNSTSYMPSSSTSTGLLSQTSEVKSEEAHIGNNLQMPKLSLTSQLPVSGALQNQVSSTNRELHAEGGKLNLLPSPLSIGVLQEIARRCSSRVEFKSVLSTSKDLQFSVEVLFTGEKIGVGMGKTRKDAQQQAAENALHNLAEKYVAYIAPRSGAAVDRDFNKLSLGNENGFLWDTIKPGSTEAVGEDELAKESTSEASDIEPGRASSTAVNQQVQKRANSPSSRQSSPTKRLKEELQQGSQNSTPSWKQKSGHSAVS; via the exons ATGCTCAGTAAGCAAAAGAAGTATCCACGCTTTTGGTGCTATTCAGTTCCGAAAGGTTTGTATAACGCTTCTGTAGGAATGTTGAATATGCGATGTCTATCGATCGTATTCGATCTAGATGAGACTCTAGTTGTTGCGAATACCATGAAGTCGTTTGAGGATAGAATTGAGTATCTACGTAGCTTGATTGCGCGCGAGATTGATCCTATGCGCCTGGCTGGGATGAATGCAGAACTGAAGCGCTACATGGATGATCGATTGATCTTAAAGCAATATGCTGACAATGATACTGTGATGGATAACGGGAAGGTGTATAAGGTTCAAATGGAAGAAGTCCCTCCTTTATCTGATAACCATGAAAGAAAAGTGCGGCCTGTAGTTAGATTGCAAGATAAGAATATTGTCCTAACCCGCATTAATCCCGAG ATTCGTGATACTAGTGTGCTTGTACGACTACGACCTGCATGGGAAGATTTGAGAAGTTATTTGACTGCAAAAGGAAGGAAAAGATTTGAAGTTTATGTTTGTACAATGGCTGAAAGAGACTATGCTTTAGAAATGTGGAGGCTTCTTGATCCAGGGTCACATCTCATTGGTTTAAAGCAACTTCTGGGTCGTGTTGTTTGTGTTAAATCAG GCTCTAGGAAATCCTTGATTAATGTCTTCCAAGATGGTGTTTGTCACTCAAAGATGGCAATGGTAATTGATGATCGCTCAGAGGTTTGGGAATATAAGGATCAACCTAGAGTGCATGTAGTTCCAGCATTCACTCCCTATTATGCTCCTCAGGCAGAG ACAGCAAATGCCGTTCCTGTCCTCTGCGTAGCAAGAAATGTGGCATGCAATGTCCGGGGTTGCTTCTTCAA GGAATTTGATGAGATTTTGTTAAGAAGAATCTCtgatattttttatgaagatgATGTGGCAACTTTACCTCCATCTCCTGATGTGAGCAATTACTTGATGTCACAG AATGCTGGTTTTGTACCAAATGGGGCTCCACTTGTCAATGAGGGAATGAATGGGATTGAAGTTGAACGTAGATTGGGCCAGACT GATGATAGGCATATTATGGAATCAACTTCACATCCTATGACAAACAATGCTGAGATAAGATCTGAAACCTTTCAGGCTTCTGTTCCAATTCTTCCAAATGCTATTAACCCTGCATCTTTGGGACCACTCCTTCCTTCGCAGA GACCTGGTTTGCTTGGACCTCCTGTTAGACGAGATAGCTTTTCTGATCATGACGTGAAACGAGGAGTTGGTTCTATGAAGTATGGTATAGACTTAAGAAACAATAGCTCTGCTGAACCTCCAATTCTGTCTAGATTTCCTGCACCAATTTCAGCACCTCCAGTACATTCACAAGGTGGTTGGTTGGTAGATGACGACATCAATAAAGGACAGTTAAAGAATCGTCCTTCGGGGCCTCTTCCAGAGTCTGATGCATTAAAGCTAGACAAACAACGGGCTCATCAGAACTCAACTTCTTATATGCCTTCGAGCTCTACTTCCACTGGTTTACTTTCACAAACATCTGAGGTGAAGAGTGAAGAG GCTCACATTGGGAATAATTTGCAGATGCCAAAACTTTCTCTTACCAGTCAGCTACCTG TTTCTGGTGCATTGCAAAATCAGGTATCTTCTACCAATAGAGAACTCCATGCTGAAGGTGGAAAGCTGAACCTGTTACCATCTCCTTTATCTATAGGAGTCCTGCAAGAAATTGCACGTAGATGCAGCTCAAGG gttgaatttaagtctgtTCTGAGCACCAGTAAGGATTTGCAGTTTTCTGTGGAG GTACTGTTCACTGGTGAGAAGATAGGCGTTGGGATGGGTAAGACTAGAAAGGATGCCCAACAACAAGCCGCCGAGAACGCCCTTCATAACTTAGCTG AAAAATATGTGGCTTATATTGCACCTCGCTCTGGAGCTGCAGTAGACAGGGATTTTAATAAGCTTTCTCTTGGAAATGAGAATGGCTTTCTATGGGATACTATCAAGCCTGGATCAACAGAAGCAGTTGGGGAAGATGAGTTGGCCAAAGAAAGCACTTCAGAG GCTTCTGACATTGAGCCTGGGAGGGCATCTTCCACAGCAGTCAATCAGCAAGTGCAAAAGCGCGCCAATTCCCCGAG TTCACGACAATCTTCTCCAACTAAACGATTGAAGGAAGAACTTCAGCAAGGTTCACAAAACTCAACCCCTTCATGGAAGCAGAAAAGTGGGCACTCAGCAGTTTCATGA